One Eubacterium sp. AB3007 genomic window, CCGACGATGAGCACACTGGCGGAACAGGTCTACACGGAGCATGGGTTCATGATCCAGTGCAGGAACTCTGTGATCTACGGATTGTGTCAGGAATGTCTGAAGAAGGAATGGATGTCTGATTAGGAATCCTAATAATGTACATCACAATTCTATTCTTGAATAAATGCCACTGGAATGGTATACTTACAATAAATTAGTATCCGTATTTTAAAGGGAGGTTACGACTATGATATATACAAAGGAAGTCGAGAACATGTGCCCGGTGGGCAGAATGGATGCGACTCATGGACCTTCGCCGATTCCGGAAGAAGGGAAATGGGTGCAGGTCAAGGAAGTAAGCGACATCTCCGGCCTGACCCATGGTATCGGCTGGTGTGCGCCACAGCAGGGTGCATGTAAGCTGACTCTTAACATCAAGGAGGGGATCATCCAGGAAGCGCTGATCGAGACCATCGGATGCTCTGGTATGACCCATTCCGCAGCCATGGCGGGAGAGATCCTGGTGGGGAAGACCGTGCTGGAGGCACTGAACACCGACCTGGTATGTGACGCCATCAACACTGCTATGAGAGAGTTGTTCCTGCAGATCGTCTACGGAAGATCTCAGTCCGCATTCTCAGAGGATGGTCTGGCAGTAGGCGCCGGTCTGGAGGACCTGGGCAAGGGCACTATCAGCCAGGTGGGTACCATCCACTCCACCGAACTGAAGGGACCGCGTTATCTGCAGCTGACAGAAGGATACATCCTGGAGCAGGGCCTGGACGAGGAGAACAACATCATCGGGTATAAGTACATCAATACCGGAAAGATGCTGGAGTTCATCAAAAACGGTGACGATCCAAAGGATGCCATCGAGAAGGCGACCGGCACCTATGGAAGATTCGACGAGGCGGTCAAGAAGATCGACCCGAGGAAGGAATAGGAGGTGCAGGATATGGAATTGTTCGAAAACTATGAAAGAAGAATAGACGGCATCAACAAGGTCATGGCACAGTACGGTATTGAGAGCCTGGAAGAGGCGCGCAAGATGTGTCAGGACAGGGGATTTGATCCCTACGAGATCGTGAAGGGCGTGCAGACGATCTGCTTTGAGGACGCTTGCTGGGCCTATGTGCTGGGCGCTGCCATCGCCATCAAGAAGGGCGCTACCGCAGCGGCTGACGCAGCCAAGGCGATCGGCGAGGGGCTGCAGGCATTCTGTATTCCCGGCAGTGTAGCAGACGATCGTAAGGTCGGTATCGGACACGGTAACCTGGCCTCCATGCTTCTGGATGAGGACACCGAGTGCTTCGCCTTCCTGGCAGGCCACGAGTCCTTCGCGGCGGCAGAGGGTGCCATCGGCATCGCCAACTCCGCCAACAAGGTCCGGACCAAGCCACTGAGAGTCATCCTGAACGGATTGGGCAAGGATGCCGCCAAGATCATCTCCAGGATCAACGGTTTCACCTATGTGCAGACAGAGTTCGACTTCTTCACAGGCGATCTGAAGATCGTGGAGGAGAAGGCGTACTCCAACGGAGACCGGGCGAAGGTCAAGTGCTACGGCGCGTTCGACGTGAGAGAAGGCGTGGCGATCATGCACCATGAGAACGTGGATGTTTCCATCACCGGAAATTCCACCAATCCAACCCGTTTCCAGCACCCGGTAGCGGGTACATATAAGAAGGAGAGAGTCCTTGAGGGCAAGAAATACTTCTCCGTGGCATCCGGTGGCGGCACCGGAAGGACCTTGCATCCGGACAACATGGCAGCAGGACCTTCTTCTTACGGCATGACCGACACCATGGGCAGAATGCACTCTGACGCGCAGTTCGCCGGCAGTTCCTCCGTCCCCGCGCATGTGGAGATGATGGGCTTCATCGGCATGGGCAACAACCCGATGGTAGGTGCCAGCGTGGCTACCGCCGTCGCTGTGCAGGAACACTGCAATTAAAAGTTGGTGATCCAGCCCTGCTTGCGGAGGGCAGAAGGGAGATGAATCGTCAATGGAATACTTTTTCAGTCACATCGGATACATCCTGTTGGGCGGTCTGTTCATCGCCGGCATTTGCATCGTGTGGGCTTTTGCGGCCATGAAATGGCATGCGGAGCTGGAAGAGGAAGGAATCGACCATGTGGCCCACTGCACCAAGGAGGGTTGTGCTGGTTGTTCCTTTATGGCCAAGTGCGGAACAGAGCGCAAGGATTGATCCGTTTGAGAAAGTTAACGAGGAGAGGGCTGCTTACACAAAGCAGCTCTCTTTTTGTGAATGTACGATGGGTTTTTGTAACCCACTTGCAACCTGTGCTTTTCTATGTTAACATAGTAAAGTGCGAAAGGAAATAACTATGAAAATCGATAGAAACAGAATGACGAGAGAGGAGAAGACGCAGCTGGAGCTTCACTCCCTCTACCAGAAATACGGTTACTCCAGGTTCAAGATGGGCAAGTTCGAGGACTATGATCTGTATGTACGGAACCGGGACTTCATTGCGCAGGAAAGCATCATCACCTTCAGCGATCGTAGTGGCAAACTGCTGGCGCTGAAACCGGATCTGACGCTCTCCATCGTCAAAAACTACCGCTATCAGCCTGGAATCACCCAGAAGGTTTACTACAGCGAGAACATCTACCGGGCATCCAAGGTGGACGGCTCTTACCGGGAGTTGACCCAGACAGGGCTGGAGTGCATGGGAGATGTAGGACTTTATGACACCTTTGAGGTGACCATGATGGCCCTGAAGAGTCTGTCCGCCATCAGCAGCGACTACGTGCTGGAGATCTCGCATATGGGCGTTCTGGCAGATCTGCTCAGCAATCTTGAGGAAGGTCTGCAGGCACGGCTTCTCAAGTTGATCGGTGAGAAGAACAGCCATGATCTGGAGCGAGTTTGCCAGGAAGAGGGCGTGGCTCTGGAACTTGTGGAAGCGTTGAAGACAGTAGTCAATACCTACGGGGATTACAGAAAGGTCCTGAAGAAATTCAGTACCCTGCCTCTGGGAGAACGGGGGAAGGAGGCGCTGCAGCAGCTGTCCGATGTAGTGGGGTTGCTGTCCAGTTATCGGATGACCTCCAAGGTCAATCTGGACTTCTCCATCGTCAACGATCTCACTTACTATAGTGGTATCCTATTCAAGGGATATATCGCAGGGATCCCACAGGCTGTCCTTTCCGGCGGCCGTTATGACACACTCATGGGCTACATGGGCAAGAAGGGTGGAGCCATCGGGTTCGGTGTCTATCTGGATGAGTTGGATAGATTGGATCCGGGGAGCCGGGATTACGATGTGGACGTGCTCTTTCAGTACACCCTGGAGGATGATCTGCGCCTGATGTACAAAGTCATACGAGAACTGATTCACGGCGGGCAGACTGTTTTGGCAGAGAAAGAGATCCCGGAGAAACTCAAGTACAGAAAACGCATCAGATTAGAAGGAAATGAGGTCATCACGGTTGAAGAATATGATTAACGTAGCGCTGCCGAAGGGCAGACTTGGCAAGAAAGTATATAAGATGTTCGAGGAGGCCGGTTACGATTGTCCAGAGCTTCTGGAGGATAATCGTAAGCTGATCTTCGAAAACGAGGAGAAGGGGATCCGATTCTTCTGGGTCAAACCCAGCGATGTGACCATCTACGTTGAGCGAGGCGCCGCAGACATTGGAATCGCGGGCAAAGACATTTTGCTGGAATACCGGCCGGATGTGTTCGAGGTGCTGGACCTGCAGATGGGAAAATGCCGCATGGCAGTTGCTGCCCCAAAAGGCTTCCGCTACAACCCGGAGAGGACGCTTCGGGTGGCCACCAAGTTCCCGGGAATCGCCCGCAGCTTTTATGGAGAGAAGAACCGGGACATCGATATCATCAATCTCCACGGGAGCATAGAACTGGCCCCAATCGTAGGTCTGGCGGACGTGATCGTGGATATCGTTGAGACTGGGAAGACTCTGAAGGAGAACGAACTGGAAGTCATCGATACCGTGGTGCCCATCAGCGCCCGGCTCATCGTCAACAAGTCCGGGTTCCGCTTCAAGACCAAGGCCATCGAGTCTATCCGGGATGCCCTGGCCAGCGCAGTGGAAGGAGGAAACCATGAGTAGATTCCTTCACAGCCGTTTTTTGGCTCTGGATGCGTATACACCAGGAGAGCAGCCCAAGGATACGGTCTATACCAAACTGAACACCAACGAGTCACCTTACCCGCCTGGTCCCAGGACCGTGGAGGCTGTACAGGATGCCCAACGAGCCAGGAGCCTGCGGCTCTACTGTGATCCGGATGCTACCGCTTTGAAGGATGCTCTGGCAGAACGTTACGACACATCGCGAAGCAACGTGTTCGTATCCAACGGATCCGATGATATCCTGAACTTCGCGTTCATGGCCTTCGGAGAGCAGGGGGTGAAATACCCGGCGATCTCCTATGGATTCTATCCGGTATTCTCCCAGTTGCACGGTCTTGCGGAACACAGGATCCCGCTGAAGGAAGATTTCTCCATTGATCCTGCGGAGTACGCGGGGAACGATGCGCTGGTCGTCATCGCCAACCCCAATGCTCCGACGGGCATTCCTCTGGAGCTTGAGCAGATCCGGGAGATCCTGGAAGAGAATCCGGATCAGGTGGTGGTCATCGATGAAGCCTACATTGATTTTGGCGGAGTCTCCTGCGTCCCTCTCACAAAAGAATACGAGAACCTTCTGGTGGTCCAGACCTTCTCTAAATCCAGAAGTCTGGCGGGAGCTCGGCTGGGGTATGCCATTGCGGCGGCCTCTCTGATCGCAGATCTGGAAACCATCAAATACTCCACCAACCCTTACAATGTCAATACCGTGTCGGCAGCAGCGGGGTGTGCGGCTTTGTCCGAGGAGTCCTATTATCAGGAGAACTGCCGAAAGATCCAGGAGACCCGTGAGAGGGCGGCTGCGCGGCTTTCGGAACTGGGATTTCGTGTGATCCCCTCGGTTTCTAACTTCCTGTTCGTAAGCACAGATAGGATCGGCGGGAAGGAACTCTATGAGAAACTGAAAGATCGTCATATACTCATAAGACACTTTGACAATCCGGCCATCAGTGAGTACAATAGAATCACAATAGGTACTGATGAGGAAATGGAGATCCTCTTTGCGGGCATTGAGGAGATCCTCGGAAAGGAGTGGGTATGAGACGGGGAAAGATAGAGCGGGCGACCGCGGAAACACAGATCAAGCTCATGCTGGAACTGGATGGTGAGGGGAAATACGATGTGGACACGGGATGCGGATTCCTGAACCACATGCTGGAGCTCTTCACAAGACACGGCAGGTTTGATCTGGCGATCCGTTGCCAGGGAGACACCCACGTGGATTACCACCACACCGTGGAGGATGTGGGAATCGCGCTGGGGCGCGCGTTCACACAGGCGATGGGAGACAAGCGTGGCATCCGCCGCTACGGCGATATCGTGCTCCCTATGGATGAGACCCTGATGATCTGCGCGGTGGATATTTCCGGTAGAGACTACCTGGGGTTTGACGTACAGATTCCAACGGAGAAGGTGGGGGATTTGGACACCGAACTGGTGAAGGAGTTCTTCCTGGGGTTTGTGCGCAATGCCGGGGTGACCCTGCATTTCAAGCAACTGGCAGGAGAGAACACCCATCACATCATCGAGGGGATGTTCAAGGCGTTTGGACGAGCCATGGGTCAGGCGGTTGCAATTGATGAACAATTCAAAAACCAAATACCATCGACGAAAGGTGTGATATAATGATAGCGATAGTGGATTACGGCGTGGGTAATATCTTTTCCCTGTCCAGTTCTCTGCGGGCGATCCACGAGGAGGTGGAACTGGTCAGTGATCCGGCCAGGCTCCGAGAGGCAGATAAGATCATTCTGCCGGGAGTAGGCGCGTTTGCGGATGCTGCTCGGAAACTGAAGGAGTCAGGTCTGGAGGAGGTCCTTCTCGAGAAGTGCAGGCAGGGGACTCCTCTTCTGGGGATCTGTCTGGGAATGCAACTGTTATTCGAGGAGAGCCATGAGTACGGGGTGACCCCGGGTCTTGGGCTTGTGAAGGGCAAGGTGGTCTCCATGGTGCCTGTCGTACCGGAGAACTACAAGGTCCCACACATCGGATGGAACGAGCTCCATTTCCCAAAGGATAAGGAGAAGAGCCCGCTTTTCCGGTATGTGGAAGAGGGGAGCCACGTGTACTTTGTCCACTCGTTCTATGGGACGGAGTGTGAGGCATCGACGATCGCTACCACAGAATACGGTGCGGAGTTGACAGCAGCGGTCCAACATGGTAATGTTTTTGGTGTTCAGTTCCACCCTGAGAAGAGCAGTGTGGTGGGGCAGAAGATCCTGAAAGCATTTTGTGAGATGGGAGGATAACGATGAAGATTTTTCCGGCGATTGACCTGAAGGACGGACAGGTCGTAAGACTGCTGAAAGGCGATTACAACAAGATGACTGTGTACGCAGAGGATCCACTGGAGGTGGCGGAGGAATTCCAGGAAGCCGGTGCGGAGTATTTGCACGTGGTGGATCTGGATGGCGCAATTGACGGAAACACTCCCAACTTTGCGGCAGTCAGGGACATCATCGAGGGAACAGATCTGAAGGTTGAGATCGGCGGAGGCATCAGAAACGAGGAAATCGTCGTTGATTATGCACAGATCGGCGCCCTGCGTGTCATCATCGGGACTATGGCCATCAAGGATCCTGAATTCACTTCCAGAATGATCCGTAAGCACGGCAAAAACGTTGCGGTGGGCGTTGATATCGCTGATGGCAAGGTGGCCATCGAGGGTTGGACCAACGTAACAGACACCACTACGGACGAGATGTTCAGCAACCTGATCGATGAAGGGGTCAGAACGATTATCTGTACGGATATTGCCAAAGATGGCGCCATGGAAGGAACCAACGTGGAGCTCTACCGGAAACTGGTGGAGGAGTACGGTGGTTATGTGGATATCATCGCATCCGGGGGGATCTCCTCACTGGAGGATCTGGATCGGATCGCAGAGATCGGCGTGCCGGGTGCGATCATCGGCAAGGCGCTCTACACAGGAGCACTGGATCTGGCAGAAGTCATAGAGAGATATAAGGATTAGATATGATCACGAAGAGAATCATACCGTGTCTTGACGTGCGTGATGGACGTGTGGTCAAGGGCGTGAATTTTGAGGGGCTCCAGGACGTATCTTCGCCTGTAGAGCTTGGGAAGTATTACAGCGATAATGGGGCGGATGAGCTGGTGTTCTACGACATCACCGCCTCCAGTGAAGGACGCAAACTCTTTACAGAGATCCTCACCGAGGTGGCCTCTACCATCTTTATCCCCTTGACAGTAGGAGGCGGGATCAACACATTAGAGGATTTTGACCGGGTGCTGAAGTGCGGCGCGGACAAGGTTTCCGTCAATTCCGGAGCCATTCGGGATCCGGAACTGATTGGAAGGGCAGCCAAACGCTACGGTGATCAGTGTGTCGTTCTGTCCGTGGATGTGAAGAGGGTGGATGGTCGGTTTACCGTGTTCGCCAAGGGCGGCAGGGAGAACACCGGCATCGATGCCATCGAGTGGATTCGACGGGGAGAAGCAAACGGTGCCGGGGAGATCGTGGTGAACAGCATCGATACCGATGGTGTCAAGCGCGGATTCGATATCGAGATGCTGAAGGCGGTGTGTGATGTGGTGAAGGTGCCGGTCATTGCCTCTGGTGGAGCAGGCTCCATCGAAGATTTCAAGGAACTGTTTCGCGAGATTCCGGATATCGACGCGGGATTGGCCGCTTCCATCTTCCACTTCGGAGAGGTGGCGATTCCGGACCTGAAGAGAGAGTTGGCGGCAGAAGGAGTGAATGTTAGAAGATGATCAATATAGAGGAACTGAAATTTGATGACCGGGGACTGATCCCTGCCATCGTCCAGGACGTACACAGCAAGCGAGTGCTCACTTTGGCATATATGAATCGCGAGAGCCTTGCGATTACCCTGAAGGAGAAGAAGACCTGCTTCTGGTCAAGGTCCCGGCAGGAACTGTGGCGAAAGGGAGAGACCTCCGGTAACTACCAGCATGTGGTGAGTATCATTGCAGACTGTGACAGAGATGCGCTGACGGTGCTGGTGGAGAAAGATGGTCCTGCCTGTCATCTTGGAACGGATTCCTGCTTTGAGTTCCCGGTGGTGGGCGAGGTGGATGTGCCCGCAGATCGGTTTGACCTGGAGACGCTGTACGAGATGTTGCAGGACCGAAAGGAGAAAATGCCAGAGGGATCCTATACTTCCTACCTCTTCGAGAAAGGGATCGACAAGATCCTGAAGAAGATCGGCGAGGAATCCACAGAGGTGGTCATCGCAGGCAAGGCGGAGGATCGAGACGAGACGGTCTATGAGATCGCGGATCTGGCTTATCATGTGATGGTGTTGATGGTGCAGATGGGGATTAGCGTGGAGGATATCCGCAGCGAACTGGAATCCCGTCACATCATCGACCACAAGGTTAAACAGGAGAAAATGACAAAATGAAGATCCTGAACCGGGACTGCGATTACAACCTGCACACCCACACCTGTTACTGTGACGGGAAGGGAACGCCGGCGGAGATCGCAGTGGAAGCGCGGAAGCTTGGATTTCGGATGCTGGGTTTCAGCGGGCACGAGTATGCGCCCCATGATCTGGATGCCTGCATGAGTCCCGAGAGCACAAAGCAATACAACCTTGAGATCGAGGAACTGAAGTCACTCTACCAGGGAGTGATGGAGATTCATCGCGGCATCGAGCGAGACTATTTCGGAGGACCGAATGGATATACATACGATTATGTAATCGGCTCGGTCCATTACGTGCAGAAGAACGGGGTATTCATCTGTGTGGATGACACGCCCGAGATACTTGCCGAAGGTGTAGAGAAGCACTACGGCGGTGACTGGATGGCCATGGTGGAGGATTATTATGCACTGGTGGGCGATGTACGTCGGAAGACCGGGGCGGATATTATCGGGCACCTGGATCTGGTGACCAAGTTCAATCACGACAATCGTTTCTTTGATGAGAACAGTACCAGATACAAAAAAGCTGCCCTGAGGGCTGTGGCGGCTCTGGCAAAGGACAGGCCGATCTTTGAGATCAATACCGGAGGCATGGCCCGTGGTTACAGGGACAGGCCATATCCGGCGGATTTCATTCTGGAAGAGATCAGCAGACTGGGATGTCCGGTGATTCTTTCCAGCGACTGCCACGATGGAAGGAGTCTGGATTTTGGATTCAGAGAGGTTATAGAGCATATGGAGAGGGGCTGTTGAACAGCCTCTTTTTTCGTGCATTCTCACGCCAGGTGTAGCTGGAGAGAATGCCCAAAAAACCAAAAGCCCTCGTTTACGAGAAACAAGGTCTTTTGGTTGCGATATTTATTTAATTAAGAAAGAACGTTCAAAAGGGGGATTTCTCCACACCTTTTGACGATTTAATTTTATAACATTTTTTGTATGAATGCAAGTGGTATGTGATATTTTTGTGAAAAAATGTTTTATCGTTTGAAAAGTGGTGTGTATGGTGTTAGAATGGTACACAGCGGCAGGCTTTGTGCCTGCGATCATGATAAAAGCGAGGATATAAGGATATGACTAAGAAAAAGAAACTGATCATCGGAATATCATCCGCGGCTGTGATCGTGGTGATATTGGCGTTATTGCTGATATTCGTCTTTGACGTATTTGGACTCTTTACATCGTCCTATCGTCTTGATTACGACAAGTATATCAAGCTCGGGAACTATAAGGGACTGGAATACGACAAGATCAGCGTCTCCGTTTCCGACAAGGAGGTCAAGGAGGAGATCAACAACCGTCTGGAGGCGAAGACAGAGACCAAGGATGAGACCAGCGGCACTGTCAAGGACGGGGATACCATCACTATCTCCTATGTAGGCAAGATCGACGGAAAGACATTTGCCGGCGGCAGTGCGGAGAACAGCACCATCACCATCGGAGAGACCCAGATGATCGACGGATTCATAGATGGACTGATCGGCAAGAAGGTCGGCGACAAGGTCACCCTCAACCTAAAGTTCCCCAAGGATTACCAGAATGAGGACGTAGCCGGCAAGAAGGTCGTGTTTGACGTGACGATCAAGTCCAAACAGGTCAAGAGCACTCCTAAGTATAATCTCGATTTTGTGAAGGAGAACAGCAACAGCAAGACACTGGAAGAGTACGAGGCCTCCGTCAAGAAGGACCTGGAGAAACAGAAGACAGAGTCTGCAGAAGACGGTGTCAAGCAGACCCTGTGGTCCCAGGTGGTGGCTTCCTCCAAGGTCAAGAAGTACCCGAAGAAGCAGCTGGCCTATGAGGAGGAACAGTTCATCAAGAAATACAAGGACATGGCCAAGAGTTATGGGGCTACATGGAAGGACTTCCTGAAGCAGTATATGCAGATGTCCGAGAAGGATTTCAACAAACAGACCAAGGAGTATGCTAAGACAGTCGTCGCCCAGAAGCTGACCATGCATGCCATCGCTGAGAAGGAGGATCTGGAAGTCAGCAGCAAGGAATATAAGAACAGATTGGACGAATTGCTGAAGCAGGCAGGATTCACCAAGGAGCAGTTCCAGCAACAGTACAATCAGTCTATCGAGGAGTACGCGAAAGCCAATGACTTTGGATCCAGCTTCCTGCTCGAGAAGGTGGAACAGTTCATCTTGGATAACGGCAAGGTGAAAGCCGCTGCAGACAAGGATTCGAAGAAAGACTAGAAACAGAATCGCAGCGAGACAGATACTTGAGCAACATGTGCGGGGAGGGGTTTCCTTCCCCGTTTTTCTTGTGGCACGGAATTGTTTTTTGTAGTAAAATAAGAATGAATCACTATGAGAAGAGCATAAGGAGGCAGAGATGAAGTGTCCGTATTGTGACAGCGATGATACCAGGGTGATCGATTCCAGACCGACGGAGGACGGTCATGCCATCAGAAGGCGAAGAGGTTGCGAACACTGTGGCAAACGGTTCACCACCTATGAGAAGGTAGAGGAATCCATCATCATGATCATCAAGAAAGACGGACGCCGTGAGGCGTTTGACCGAAACAAGGTGATCAACGGGATTATCCGCGCCTGTGAGAAACGGCCTGTCTCCCTTGCGGAGATTGAGCAGATCACAGCGAACATAGAGCGAGGGTTGAACAACCTCATGGAGAAAGAAGTGAAAAGCGATTTTATCGGTGAACTGGTTATGGATGAACTGAAGAAGATCGACGAGGTCGCCTACGTCCGATTCGCATCTGTATACAGACAGTTTACCGATGCCAATACTTTCATCAAGGAAATCGAGGAACTGCTTGCAACCAAGAAGAATTAAGAAGGTGAAACTATGAACAAGATCATCAGAATCGCGGTAGATGGCCCCAGTGGCGCCGGAAAGAGCACCATTGCCAGGAAAGTCGCGAAGAAACTCGGAATCGAATATGTGGATACAGGAGCTATGTACCGTGCGGTAGCCTACAAGATGACCAGTGAAGGGATCGGCCCTGAAGAAGGGGAGCGCATCGAGGCTGTGCTGAAAGACACCGTCATCGATTTCGATCAGGGAGTCATCACCGTGGATGGCACAGAAGTGGAGAGCAAGATCAGAACGCCGGAGATTTCCGAGGCGGCCTCCATCTATTCCGCTCTTCCCCCGGTGCGGGCCAGTCTGGTCCAGGCGCAGCGGGAGATCGGGCATCGGAAGAGTGTGATCATGGACGGCCGCGATATCGGTACCAACGTGTTCCCGGATGCGCAGTACAAGTTCTACCTGACGGCAACTGCAGAAGAGCGCGCGGACCGGCGTTATAAGGAACTGGTAGAGCGTGGGCAGGAAGTCGTGTACGAGGAAATACTGGAGGATATCCGGCAGAGAGACCATAACGACATGACCAGAGTGCTGAATCCTCTAAGGAAGGCAGAGGACGCCATCGAGGTGGACAGCACCCACATGTCTATCGATGAGGTAGTTGACTTCATCTACGATAGGGTGGTATAATATATATTGGTTTTTCATCGGCATGTTTCCATGCTATAGGGGTGTCAGGAATGATGGAGGAGATATGCGAATCAAGTCATTGCCTGAGAAGGAAAGACCAATTGAAAAAGCTGTTGCGCAGGGGGTAGGTAGTCTGACGAACACAGAGCTTCTGGCATTGATCATCCACACCGGAACCAGGGAACGATCATCGATCCATCTGGCGGAGGAGGTGCTGGCGGTCTGTGACCATGGGATCCGTGACCTGGGGGCCGTGGAGTTGGAGGATCTGACTGCGATCAGAGGGATCGGAGAAGCCAAAGCCTGCCGTATCATAGCAGCGATCGAGTTGGGTAAGAGAATGGCCACGAGCAGAAGTGCCAGAGGGGATTATCTGGAGTCTGCAGGGGACGTGGCCTGTATGTTCATGGAAGAGCTTCGTTACGCAAGGAAAGAGCACTTTCGGACGGTTTTGATCAATACGAAGGGACAGGTGATGTCAGTGGACAGCGTCTCTGTGGGAGAGTTGTCCAGCACGGTCGTTCACCCGCGGGAGGTGTTTGGAAACGCGATCAGGAAGAGCGCTGCGGCGGTCATCCTGGTACATAATCATCCAAGTGGAGATCCCAATCCCAGCAGCGAGGATATCACGACGACAGAGAGGCTCGTCAGAGGGGGAGAATTGTTAGGCATAGATGTCCTGGATCACATCATCATCGGAGACGGCGTATACTGCAGTTTCCGGGAGATGCATCTGATCACAGTGGCCAGTTGATTCCTAGGAGGAAATGATGAGCAAAGTATATCTAGTAGCTTCGGGAAAGGGTGGAACCGGAAAGACCATGTTTGCTGCCAATCTCGGGGCGTCTTATGCTCAGATGGGATATAAGGTCGTCGTGGTCGATATGGATATGGGCCTTCGTAATCTGGATCTCTATTTCGGGTTGGAGAACAACGTTGTGTTTGACGTGTTTGATGTGATGACGGGTGTCTGCCATATCAAGCAGGCGTTGGTCAGAGACCGCCGTTTTGACAACCTGTATATCATCGGAGCGTGTCCGGAGCGGGATAACGGAAGCATCACGCCGTTACATGTGAAAGTACTCTGCGAGAGACTGAAGCAGCAGTTCGACTACGTGATCGTGGACTCTCCCGCAGGGATCGACGATGGGCTCGTGCTGGCCTCCGCAGGAGCAGACGCGGCCATCATCGTTTCCACGCCAGAGTATGCAGCGCTGCGGGATGCGGATACCCTTGACCGGGAACTGCGCAGGCTGGGAATCAAGCGCCGTTATCTGGTGCTGAACAAGCTGATCGCCGAGATGATGAACGCCGGATACATCCCCAAGCTCAGGGTGATCGGCAATATAATGAAAGCCGAACTGCTGGGGATCATACAGTTCGATATGAACATCAACATCTCCACCAATCTGGGGGAGCCTATCGTCCTCAAGAAGGACTCCTATATCTCGGAGAATTTCCACGAGATCGCAAGGAGATTACGCAACAGAGAGAAGGAATAAATGACGGAGCTGCGCATGCAGCTCTTTTTTGTAGATTTACGGGAAGAGCCCGCATTTCTTCTTGACATGAA contains:
- the hisA gene encoding 1-(5-phosphoribosyl)-5-[(5-phosphoribosylamino)methylideneamino]imidazole-4-carboxamide isomerase, with product MKIFPAIDLKDGQVVRLLKGDYNKMTVYAEDPLEVAEEFQEAGAEYLHVVDLDGAIDGNTPNFAAVRDIIEGTDLKVEIGGGIRNEEIVVDYAQIGALRVIIGTMAIKDPEFTSRMIRKHGKNVAVGVDIADGKVAIEGWTNVTDTTTDEMFSNLIDEGVRTIICTDIAKDGAMEGTNVELYRKLVEEYGGYVDIIASGGISSLEDLDRIAEIGVPGAIIGKALYTGALDLAEVIERYKD
- the hisF gene encoding imidazole glycerol phosphate synthase subunit HisF, whose protein sequence is MITKRIIPCLDVRDGRVVKGVNFEGLQDVSSPVELGKYYSDNGADELVFYDITASSEGRKLFTEILTEVASTIFIPLTVGGGINTLEDFDRVLKCGADKVSVNSGAIRDPELIGRAAKRYGDQCVVLSVDVKRVDGRFTVFAKGGRENTGIDAIEWIRRGEANGAGEIVVNSIDTDGVKRGFDIEMLKAVCDVVKVPVIASGGAGSIEDFKELFREIPDIDAGLAASIFHFGEVAIPDLKRELAAEGVNVRR
- the hisIE gene encoding bifunctional phosphoribosyl-AMP cyclohydrolase/phosphoribosyl-ATP diphosphatase HisIE, producing MINIEELKFDDRGLIPAIVQDVHSKRVLTLAYMNRESLAITLKEKKTCFWSRSRQELWRKGETSGNYQHVVSIIADCDRDALTVLVEKDGPACHLGTDSCFEFPVVGEVDVPADRFDLETLYEMLQDRKEKMPEGSYTSYLFEKGIDKILKKIGEESTEVVIAGKAEDRDETVYEIADLAYHVMVLMVQMGISVEDIRSELESRHIIDHKVKQEKMTK
- a CDS encoding histidinol-phosphatase HisJ family protein, producing the protein MKILNRDCDYNLHTHTCYCDGKGTPAEIAVEARKLGFRMLGFSGHEYAPHDLDACMSPESTKQYNLEIEELKSLYQGVMEIHRGIERDYFGGPNGYTYDYVIGSVHYVQKNGVFICVDDTPEILAEGVEKHYGGDWMAMVEDYYALVGDVRRKTGADIIGHLDLVTKFNHDNRFFDENSTRYKKAALRAVAALAKDRPIFEINTGGMARGYRDRPYPADFILEEISRLGCPVILSSDCHDGRSLDFGFREVIEHMERGC
- the tig gene encoding trigger factor; this translates as MTKKKKLIIGISSAAVIVVILALLLIFVFDVFGLFTSSYRLDYDKYIKLGNYKGLEYDKISVSVSDKEVKEEINNRLEAKTETKDETSGTVKDGDTITISYVGKIDGKTFAGGSAENSTITIGETQMIDGFIDGLIGKKVGDKVTLNLKFPKDYQNEDVAGKKVVFDVTIKSKQVKSTPKYNLDFVKENSNSKTLEEYEASVKKDLEKQKTESAEDGVKQTLWSQVVASSKVKKYPKKQLAYEEEQFIKKYKDMAKSYGATWKDFLKQYMQMSEKDFNKQTKEYAKTVVAQKLTMHAIAEKEDLEVSSKEYKNRLDELLKQAGFTKEQFQQQYNQSIEEYAKANDFGSSFLLEKVEQFILDNGKVKAAADKDSKKD
- the nrdR gene encoding transcriptional regulator NrdR codes for the protein MKCPYCDSDDTRVIDSRPTEDGHAIRRRRGCEHCGKRFTTYEKVEESIIMIIKKDGRREAFDRNKVINGIIRACEKRPVSLAEIEQITANIERGLNNLMEKEVKSDFIGELVMDELKKIDEVAYVRFASVYRQFTDANTFIKEIEELLATKKN
- the cmk gene encoding (d)CMP kinase, coding for MNKIIRIAVDGPSGAGKSTIARKVAKKLGIEYVDTGAMYRAVAYKMTSEGIGPEEGERIEAVLKDTVIDFDQGVITVDGTEVESKIRTPEISEAASIYSALPPVRASLVQAQREIGHRKSVIMDGRDIGTNVFPDAQYKFYLTATAEERADRRYKELVERGQEVVYEEILEDIRQRDHNDMTRVLNPLRKAEDAIEVDSTHMSIDEVVDFIYDRVV
- the radC gene encoding DNA repair protein RadC; protein product: MRIKSLPEKERPIEKAVAQGVGSLTNTELLALIIHTGTRERSSIHLAEEVLAVCDHGIRDLGAVELEDLTAIRGIGEAKACRIIAAIELGKRMATSRSARGDYLESAGDVACMFMEELRYARKEHFRTVLINTKGQVMSVDSVSVGELSSTVVHPREVFGNAIRKSAAAVILVHNHPSGDPNPSSEDITTTERLVRGGELLGIDVLDHIIIGDGVYCSFREMHLITVAS